From Clostridium sp. SY8519:
CTCGTCAAACAGCAGCTCCAGGTCTCTGCTGCCGCTTTTTAAACTGACATTGTGTTCCCGCAGTTTTTTAAAGGAGAGCATTTTGTTCCTGCGTTCCGTAAAGCTGGTAAAACTGTTCATTGCCTGCGCCTCTTACACTTTCTTCCTACTGTTCCTTCATTTTGTTGCTTTCCCGGTTCCAGGCCAGAAGCCCGCCGGTATTGCGCTCAATAAAGGAGGTATCCACATTGCCCATCATGTAATCCAGATTGAACATGATCAGCAGCAGAAATTCGATATTTGTATCCACGCCCTCAATGATGGTCTCCTCCAGAGCCATCCGCATTCTGCGGATCGCCTCCAGCCGACCCGGCGCGTGGACGATGATTTTGGCCACCATGGAATCATACCAGGGGCTGATTCTGCATCCCTGATACAGTGCGGTCTCCACCCGCACATCAAAGCCGCCCGGCAGATGCAGGAATGTCACCTCGCCCGGGGACGGCAGGAAATTATTTTCCGGATTTTCCGCGTTGATCCGGCATTCAATGGCATGCCCGCCGCAGTGAATCTCATCCTGCTTATAGGACAGCCTGAGGCCGGCGGCAATCCGGATCTGTTCCCGGATCAGATCCACACCCGTTACCATCTCTGTCACCGGATGCTCCACCTGGATCCGCGTATTCATTTCAATAAAATAGAAATGCCCCTCGGCATCCAGCACGAATTCCACTGTGCCGGCGCTGTAATACTTCACTGCCCGGGCTGCTTTTAACGCAGCCTTTGCCATGGCATTTCTCTGTTTTGCGCTGAGTATTTTGGCCGGTGACTCTTCGATCAGCTTCTGATTCCGCCGCTGCATGGAGCAGTCCCGCTCACCCAGCTGGATGATATTGCCATGCTTGTCACCTAAGATCTGAAATTCAATATGATGGGGATTTAAGATCAGTTTTTCCAGATACATATCCCCGTTACCGAAGGCAGCCAGTGCCTCGGCCCGGGCGCTTTCGAAAGCGGCCTCCACTTCATCGGCATCGAAGGCGGTGCGCATTCCCCGGCCCCCGCCGCCCGCGGAAGCTTTCAGCAGTACGGGATATCCGATCCTGTCCGCGATTTCCCTTGCCTGGGCCGCGGATTCCACCAATCCGTCGGAACCGGGAACCACCGGAACCCCATTCTTCCGCATCAGGCTTCTGGCAGACTGTTTGTCTCCCATTCCGCGGATCATGTCCGCAGACGGACCGATAAACTCGATTCCGCTGTCTGCGCAGGCTTGGGCAAAGTCCGCGTTTTCCGACAAAAATCCGAATCCCGGATGGATCGCCTCGCAGTGATATGCCCTGGCAGCTTCCAGGATACTGTCCTGGTTCAGATAACTGGCCGCGGCTGCCGCGGGGCCGATGCAGACGGCCTCGGTACAGAACTGCACCGGCATGCTGTCCGCGTCTTCTTCGGAATATACTAAAACGGTTTCAATCCCCAGTTCTGTACAGCAACGGAGAATACGCATGGCGATTTCGCCCCGGTTGGCGATGAGCATTCTCTTAAACATTGCCCTTCTCCTCAATGCGCATCAGTACTTCTCCGTACTGCGCGAATGTGCTGTCTTCTGCCAGGATCTCTGTTACCACACCGTCACAGGGCGCCGGCACTTCGTTAATAATCTTCATGGCTTCGATCAGACCCACGGTCTCGCCTTTTTTCACGGAAGCGCCCACTTCCACATAGGGGGCTTCTCCCGGTTTGGATGCCCGGTAAAAGATTCCAGCCAGCGGCGCGGTCAGTTCGGTTCCGGCAGCCGCCGCGGATGCTTCCGGCTGTGCCGTTGTCTCCGGCGTCTGCGCGGCGGCAGAAGCAGACCCTGCTGCCGGTACCTGTGACACGGAAGGTGTCCCTGCTGCCGGTACAGGAACCGGAGCCGCGCAGTACGCAGGCTCCGGTTCAAAAAAAGCTTCTTTCTTTCTTACCGCAAGTTTGATCTCTCCGGCCTCAAACTCCAGCTCGCACATTTCAGACGCCTGAAACTGGGACAGCAATTCCTGTATTTCTTTCATTTCCAGATTCATGCTGATCACTCCCTTAGTTTGCGTGCGCGTCGATGTAGGATACGATCTCACTTACCTTTGTCAGTTTTGCGGCTTCCTCTTCCGGAATCTCAAGGCCGTATTCCTCTTCCAGTGCCATGATCAGCTCAACCGCGTCGATGGAATCCGCTCCCAGATCCTTGATCAGGTCCACATCCATTGTGATGTCATCCTCATTAAAGCTCATGGTATCTACGATAATTTCTTTTACTTTGTCAAATGTTGCCATGGTGTTTTCCTCCGATAAATGATTGTCTTTTCAGTCCTGTCATTTCAAACTATTTTATTAAATCTTTTTATTA
This genomic window contains:
- the accB gene encoding acetyl-CoA carboxylase biotin carboxyl carrier protein, translated to MNLEMKEIQELLSQFQASEMCELEFEAGEIKLAVRKKEAFFEPEPAYCAAPVPVPAAGTPSVSQVPAAGSASAAAQTPETTAQPEASAAAAGTELTAPLAGIFYRASKPGEAPYVEVGASVKKGETVGLIEAMKIINEVPAPCDGVVTEILAEDSTFAQYGEVLMRIEEKGNV
- the accC gene encoding acetyl-CoA carboxylase biotin carboxylase subunit; the encoded protein is MFKRMLIANRGEIAMRILRCCTELGIETVLVYSEEDADSMPVQFCTEAVCIGPAAAAASYLNQDSILEAARAYHCEAIHPGFGFLSENADFAQACADSGIEFIGPSADMIRGMGDKQSARSLMRKNGVPVVPGSDGLVESAAQAREIADRIGYPVLLKASAGGGGRGMRTAFDADEVEAAFESARAEALAAFGNGDMYLEKLILNPHHIEFQILGDKHGNIIQLGERDCSMQRRNQKLIEESPAKILSAKQRNAMAKAALKAARAVKYYSAGTVEFVLDAEGHFYFIEMNTRIQVEHPVTEMVTGVDLIREQIRIAAGLRLSYKQDEIHCGGHAIECRINAENPENNFLPSPGEVTFLHLPGGFDVRVETALYQGCRISPWYDSMVAKIIVHAPGRLEAIRRMRMALEETIIEGVDTNIEFLLLIMFNLDYMMGNVDTSFIERNTGGLLAWNRESNKMKEQ
- the acpP gene encoding acyl carrier protein: MATFDKVKEIIVDTMSFNEDDITMDVDLIKDLGADSIDAVELIMALEEEYGLEIPEEEAAKLTKVSEIVSYIDAHAN